The following coding sequences are from one Vicinamibacterales bacterium window:
- the ggt gene encoding gamma-glutamyltransferase: protein MVRRVILGVALAALAVQPPSAQTVSWRPTIMGTHGMVAAGHPLAAEVGMRVLKAGGNAVDAAVAAWAIQGQVEPGMTGLGADMFALVYLAKTKDVKFINGTGFAPKAATIDYYNSRGGMPDDSGLSIAVPGAVGGASLLLQKYGTKSMADVLAPAIEVAEQGYAISEGLARGLEGAKAKLAKHPGSTKIWFSGGRPLVMGDVVKNPDLARTLRAIAASGPDGFYKGPVAKALVAGMQAHGGIITEEDLAAYQAFEDAPISVNYRGYDVYECPPNSQGFTMLYALNLLEGFNLRYMGHNSAPYLHVVTESLKLAFADRNKYVADPKFTPDIPMKEMLSKEYAAKRRALIDPDHAFAGEPPYGDPRTGAASTSGQPMAYAAPGAVPGVVNEWDPDKVINLTTYLTVVDKDHNMVSMTSSLLSGFGSGLVPEGTGVMMNDRMKYFYLDPSDVNSLQPMRRVRQTINPAMALKDGMPVVSFGTPGADTQPQTQLQFFLNYIEFGMTVQEALEQPTVISTAFRSSYYPHAVDGTLLTPTMLPDHVKAGLARLGHRLDLRDARGVGSVKAIAIHPKTGVLMGGVSPTGDSYVMGW, encoded by the coding sequence ATGGTCCGTCGAGTGATTCTCGGAGTTGCGCTGGCGGCGCTTGCCGTCCAGCCGCCGTCCGCGCAGACCGTCAGCTGGCGGCCCACGATCATGGGCACGCACGGGATGGTGGCGGCGGGGCACCCCCTGGCCGCGGAAGTCGGTATGCGCGTGCTGAAGGCTGGGGGCAACGCCGTGGACGCGGCCGTGGCCGCCTGGGCCATTCAGGGGCAGGTCGAGCCCGGTATGACCGGCCTGGGCGCCGACATGTTCGCCCTGGTGTATCTCGCGAAGACCAAGGACGTGAAGTTCATCAACGGGACCGGGTTCGCGCCGAAGGCCGCGACCATCGACTACTACAACAGCCGCGGCGGCATGCCCGACGACAGCGGGCTGTCCATTGCGGTTCCCGGCGCGGTGGGCGGCGCGTCGCTCCTGCTGCAGAAGTACGGCACCAAGTCGATGGCCGACGTGCTCGCCCCGGCCATCGAGGTGGCCGAACAGGGCTACGCGATCTCCGAGGGGCTGGCCCGCGGCCTGGAGGGCGCGAAGGCCAAGCTCGCCAAGCATCCGGGCTCGACGAAGATCTGGTTCTCGGGCGGCCGGCCACTGGTGATGGGCGATGTCGTGAAGAACCCGGACCTGGCGCGGACGCTCCGCGCGATCGCCGCGAGCGGCCCGGACGGCTTCTACAAGGGGCCCGTCGCGAAGGCGCTCGTCGCCGGGATGCAGGCCCACGGCGGCATCATCACGGAGGAAGACCTGGCCGCGTACCAGGCGTTCGAGGACGCGCCCATCTCGGTGAACTACCGCGGGTACGACGTCTACGAGTGCCCCCCGAACTCGCAGGGCTTCACCATGCTGTACGCGCTGAACCTGCTGGAAGGGTTCAACCTGCGCTACATGGGCCACAACAGCGCGCCGTACCTGCACGTCGTGACCGAGTCGCTGAAGCTCGCGTTTGCCGACCGCAACAAGTACGTGGCCGATCCGAAGTTCACGCCGGACATCCCGATGAAGGAGATGCTGTCGAAGGAGTACGCGGCCAAGCGCCGCGCGCTCATCGATCCCGACCACGCCTTCGCCGGGGAGCCGCCCTATGGCGATCCGCGCACGGGCGCCGCCTCGACCTCCGGCCAGCCGATGGCGTACGCCGCGCCCGGGGCCGTGCCGGGCGTGGTGAACGAGTGGGATCCGGACAAGGTCATCAACCTTACGACGTACCTGACGGTGGTCGACAAGGACCACAACATGGTGTCGATGACGTCGAGCCTGCTGAGCGGCTTCGGCAGCGGCCTGGTGCCCGAGGGCACGGGCGTGATGATGAACGACCGGATGAAGTACTTCTACCTCGATCCGTCGGACGTCAACTCGCTGCAGCCCATGAGGCGCGTCCGCCAGACGATCAACCCGGCCATGGCGCTCAAGGACGGCATGCCCGTCGTGTCCTTCGGCACGCCCGGCGCGGACACCCAGCCGCAGACGCAGCTCCAGTTCTTCCTGAACTACATCGAGTTCGGCATGACCGTGCAGGAGGCCCTCGAGCAGCCGACCGTCATCAGCACGGCCTTCCGCAGCTCCTACTACCCGCACGCGGTGGACGGCACGCTGCTGACGCCGACGATGCTGCCCGATCACGTGAAGGCCGGCCTGGCCCGGCTGGGCCACAGGCTGGACCTGCGCGACGCCCGGGGCGTCGGTTCGGTGAAGGCCATCGCCATCCACCCGAAGACGGGCGTCCTGATGGGCGGCGTCAGTCCGACGGGGGACAGTTACGTGATGGGGTGGTAG
- a CDS encoding TonB-dependent receptor, whose protein sequence is MARVCALVFGMLLAASAAFAQVSATTGSINGKVTDNTGGVLPGVTVTASSPSMQGVRTDVTNESGEYRFPAVPPGDYKLVFELAGFGTVNREGVRVGLGFTATVNIELGVASLTETVTVSGASPVVDVSSTTTAASFGEERLAALPNARDFWTVLAAAPAVVLTRIDVGGSAAGTQTGYAVYDTKEDQHRPMVEGIVNTEGTGGSGFYYDYGSIDEVAIETKGHTAEMPWPGVWSNFVAKSGGNSYHAKLYADYQNKGIQRSNIDDSQTALCPGGRCGNLQPSDLNRLEHYHDVNGDVGGYLKQDKLWWYTSLRDQKVKVLLPNFPVKAFETGLQNYTGKLTYAVSQNNKLTAYGMWGHKTQPNRLDTFVIGATSARHNSADSTWNQDYWAHTYKAGYETVISDSTFMEVRGGQFKYVWPNSRYTDAPAYQDTGNSLVSGGNRDGWFRTPSRNQAAGSMTYFKGGWAGDHNFKVGGEWFRETFTDERGRGGVGSVPNDVLHILNNGVPAEVYLFASPSISEQGLFTTGAYLQDTWRLNSRMTINLGVRYDRYRSFLPEQEGPPVGRFNPTQVKFAAIDNVKTFNNVVPRLGLIYDITGAGTTVLKANYAQYYWNPGASGLPFDVNNNSADWYKRYRWTDTNGNGVYDTGEEGVIIAQRGGAASGTLDTNLKNTRTDEVSAWVEHELMPGLAVSGGYVYRAIDNFRVIYNQNRPIADFNVPVVIRDPGPDGALNTADDGPGIPGFNLNAAALGRPVSNLITNLPGSGEYHTVEFSVNRRQVGRWSLAASFSQRWNKDQSTAYFGQNLRAITTPSTPNDLINTDGGRYNFTMWTAKINGSYDAGYGIRLTPALRFQQGQPYGRTILAGAANGINYGTQRILTEPIDSRRQDDIVILDLRMEKSFKLPNNRKLGVLVDVYNLTNSAAAQNITWSSGSAFEQPIAIIGPTIMRFGMKFDW, encoded by the coding sequence ATGGCACGAGTGTGCGCTCTTGTTTTCGGCATGCTCCTGGCAGCGTCGGCGGCGTTCGCGCAGGTCTCTGCAACGACGGGCTCGATCAACGGCAAGGTGACGGACAACACGGGCGGCGTGCTGCCCGGCGTCACCGTGACCGCCTCGAGCCCGAGCATGCAGGGCGTACGCACCGACGTCACCAACGAGTCCGGCGAGTATCGCTTCCCCGCAGTACCCCCAGGAGACTACAAGCTCGTGTTCGAGCTGGCCGGCTTCGGCACGGTCAACCGCGAAGGCGTGCGCGTAGGCCTCGGGTTCACGGCCACCGTGAACATCGAGCTCGGCGTCGCCAGCCTGACCGAGACGGTGACGGTCAGCGGCGCCTCGCCCGTGGTGGACGTCTCGTCGACGACCACGGCGGCGAGCTTCGGCGAGGAACGCCTGGCCGCGCTGCCCAACGCGCGCGACTTCTGGACCGTGCTCGCCGCCGCGCCAGCCGTCGTGCTGACCCGCATCGACGTCGGGGGCAGCGCCGCCGGCACCCAGACCGGCTACGCGGTCTACGACACGAAGGAGGACCAGCATCGGCCGATGGTCGAGGGCATCGTGAACACCGAGGGCACCGGCGGCTCGGGCTTCTACTACGACTACGGCTCCATCGACGAAGTGGCCATCGAGACCAAGGGCCACACCGCCGAGATGCCGTGGCCCGGCGTCTGGTCCAACTTCGTGGCGAAGTCGGGCGGGAACTCCTACCACGCCAAGCTCTACGCCGACTACCAGAACAAGGGCATCCAGCGCAGCAACATCGACGACTCGCAGACCGCGCTCTGCCCCGGGGGCCGCTGCGGCAACCTGCAGCCGTCGGACCTGAACCGCCTCGAGCACTACCACGACGTCAACGGCGACGTCGGCGGCTACCTGAAGCAGGACAAGCTGTGGTGGTACACGTCGCTGCGCGATCAGAAGGTGAAGGTGCTGCTGCCGAACTTCCCGGTCAAGGCGTTCGAGACCGGGCTGCAGAACTACACCGGCAAGCTGACCTACGCCGTGTCGCAGAACAACAAGCTCACGGCGTACGGCATGTGGGGCCACAAGACGCAGCCGAACCGGCTCGACACGTTCGTCATCGGCGCCACCTCGGCCCGCCACAACTCCGCCGACTCGACGTGGAACCAGGACTACTGGGCCCACACCTACAAGGCCGGCTACGAGACCGTCATCAGCGACTCCACCTTCATGGAGGTGCGTGGCGGGCAGTTCAAGTACGTCTGGCCGAACAGCCGGTACACCGACGCGCCGGCCTACCAGGACACCGGGAACAGCCTCGTCAGCGGTGGCAACCGTGACGGGTGGTTCCGGACGCCGTCCCGGAACCAGGCCGCCGGCTCGATGACGTATTTCAAGGGCGGCTGGGCCGGTGACCACAACTTCAAGGTCGGCGGCGAGTGGTTCCGCGAGACGTTCACCGACGAACGCGGCCGCGGCGGCGTGGGCAGCGTGCCCAACGACGTCCTGCACATCCTGAACAACGGCGTGCCCGCCGAGGTGTACCTGTTCGCCAGCCCCTCGATCTCCGAGCAGGGCCTGTTCACGACCGGCGCGTACCTGCAGGACACCTGGCGTCTCAACTCGCGGATGACGATCAACCTCGGCGTCCGCTACGACCGCTACCGCTCGTTCTTGCCCGAGCAGGAGGGGCCGCCCGTCGGGCGATTCAACCCCACGCAGGTGAAGTTCGCGGCCATCGACAACGTGAAGACGTTCAACAACGTCGTCCCGCGCCTGGGCCTCATCTACGACATCACGGGCGCGGGCACGACCGTGCTCAAGGCCAACTACGCCCAGTACTACTGGAACCCGGGCGCCAGCGGCCTGCCGTTCGACGTCAACAACAACTCGGCCGACTGGTACAAGCGGTACCGGTGGACGGACACCAACGGCAACGGCGTCTACGACACCGGCGAGGAAGGCGTGATCATCGCCCAGCGCGGCGGCGCCGCGAGCGGCACGCTGGATACCAACCTGAAGAACACGCGGACCGACGAGGTCTCGGCCTGGGTCGAGCACGAGCTCATGCCCGGCCTGGCGGTGTCCGGCGGCTACGTCTATCGGGCCATCGACAACTTCCGCGTCATCTACAACCAGAACCGGCCGATCGCGGACTTCAACGTCCCGGTCGTCATCCGCGACCCCGGTCCGGACGGCGCGCTGAACACGGCCGACGACGGGCCCGGCATCCCGGGCTTCAACCTGAACGCCGCCGCGCTCGGGCGGCCGGTCAGCAACCTCATCACCAACCTGCCCGGCAGCGGTGAGTACCACACCGTGGAGTTCTCGGTGAACCGGCGCCAGGTGGGCCGGTGGTCGCTCGCCGCGTCGTTCTCGCAGCGGTGGAACAAGGACCAGAGCACGGCGTACTTCGGCCAGAACCTCCGCGCCATCACGACGCCGTCCACGCCGAACGATCTCATCAACACCGACGGCGGCCGCTACAACTTCACGATGTGGACGGCCAAGATCAACGGCAGCTACGACGCAGGCTACGGCATCCGCCTGACGCCGGCGCTGCGCTTCCAGCAGGGCCAGCCCTACGGGCGCACCATCCTGGCCGGCGCGGCGAACGGCATCAACTACGGTACGCAGCGCATCCTGACCGAGCCGATCGACTCGCGTCGCCAGGACGACATCGTGATCCTGGACCTCCGCATGGAGAAGTCGTTCAAGCTCCCGAACAACCGGAAGCTCGGCGTCCTCGTGGACGTCTACAACCTGACGAACTCCGCCGCCGCCCAGAACATCACCTGGAGCAGCGGATCGGCCTTCGAGCAGCCCATCGCCATCATCGGTCCGACGATCATGCGCTTCGGCATGAAGTTCGACTGGTAG
- a CDS encoding TonB-dependent receptor yields MARVCGLVLGMLLAASASFAQVSATTGSINGKVTDNTGGVLPGVTVTASSPSMQGVRSDVTNEAGEYRFPAVPPGDYKLVFELAGFGTVNREGVRVGLGFTATVNIELGVASLQETVTVSGSSPVVDVSTTTTSENFGEERLAALPNARDFWSVLAASPAVVVTRIDVGGSMAGTQTGYAAYDTKEDQHRPMVEGIVNTEGTGGSGFYYDYGSIDEVAIETKGHTAEMPWPGVWSNFVSKSGGNEYHGKFYSDYQSESIQRSNIENSQTGLCPRGNCGELTPSDLNRIHKYYDVNADVGGYLKKDTVWWYASGRSQNVQGRLPNFPVKPFETALKNYTGKVTYAISQNNKLTAYGMWGNKHQPNRLDTFAISATSARHNSADSTWNQDYWAHTYKGGYETVLGDSTFFEVRGGQFRYVWPNHRYTQDVPYQDLGTSVVSGGNRDGWYRTPSRNQVGASLTYFKSGWAGSHNLKVGGEWFRETFTDERGVDGEGSVPGDVLHILNNGNASEVYLFASPSVSEQGLYTLGVYLQDTWRISSRLTINAGIRLDRYRAFLPEQEGPPVGKFNTTQLKFAAINDVKTFATPVPRLGIIYDLTGEGRTVIKANYGLYYWNPGTGLASDTNNNPADWYTRYRWTDLNGDLLYQPGEEGVIIAQRGGAASATLDPNLKNTRTDEFAGWIEHELLPGFALSGGYVYRSIDNFRVLANSNRPLDAFTVPITIRDPGPDGVLGNGDDGAGIPGFNLNPANLSLPVRNVATNLPGNGQYQTVEFAANKRQSGRWSLSAAFAKRWNKDQSTAYFGQNLRSLTTPSTKNDLINTDGGRYNFTMWTAKINGSYDAPYGIRITPALRFQQGQPYGRTFLAGAANGINYGTQRILAEPIDSRRQDNITLLDLRLEKSFALTGARKVGVFIDAYNLTNSAAAQNITWNSGSAFEQPISIIGPSIMRFGFKFDW; encoded by the coding sequence ATGGCACGAGTGTGCGGCTTGGTTCTCGGCATGCTCCTGGCAGCGTCGGCGTCGTTCGCGCAGGTCTCTGCGACGACGGGCTCGATCAACGGCAAGGTGACCGACAACACGGGCGGCGTGCTGCCCGGCGTCACCGTGACCGCCTCGAGCCCGAGCATGCAGGGCGTGCGCTCGGACGTCACCAACGAGGCCGGTGAGTATCGCTTCCCCGCAGTTCCCCCCGGAGACTACAAGCTCGTCTTCGAGCTGGCCGGGTTCGGCACGGTCAACCGCGAGGGCGTGCGCGTCGGCCTCGGCTTCACGGCAACCGTGAACATCGAGCTCGGCGTCGCGAGCCTGCAGGAGACGGTCACCGTCAGCGGCTCGTCGCCGGTCGTGGACGTCTCCACCACGACGACGTCGGAGAACTTCGGCGAGGAGCGGCTCGCGGCCCTGCCGAACGCCCGCGACTTCTGGAGCGTGCTGGCCGCCTCGCCCGCCGTGGTGGTCACGCGCATCGACGTCGGCGGCAGCATGGCCGGCACGCAGACCGGCTACGCGGCCTACGACACGAAGGAAGACCAGCATCGGCCGATGGTCGAGGGCATCGTGAACACCGAGGGCACCGGCGGCTCGGGCTTCTATTACGACTACGGCTCCATCGACGAAGTGGCCATCGAGACCAAGGGCCACACCGCCGAGATGCCGTGGCCCGGCGTCTGGTCCAACTTCGTCTCCAAGTCCGGCGGCAACGAGTACCACGGCAAGTTCTACTCGGACTACCAGAGCGAGAGCATCCAGCGCAGCAACATCGAGAACTCGCAGACCGGGCTCTGCCCACGCGGCAACTGCGGCGAGCTGACGCCCTCGGACCTGAACCGCATCCACAAGTACTACGACGTCAACGCCGACGTGGGGGGCTACCTGAAGAAGGACACCGTCTGGTGGTATGCCTCGGGCCGCAGCCAGAACGTCCAGGGCCGCCTGCCGAACTTCCCGGTGAAGCCGTTCGAGACCGCGCTCAAGAACTACACGGGCAAGGTCACCTACGCGATCTCGCAGAACAACAAGCTGACGGCGTACGGCATGTGGGGCAACAAGCACCAGCCCAATCGCCTCGACACGTTCGCCATCTCCGCCACGTCGGCCCGTCACAACTCGGCCGACTCCACCTGGAACCAGGACTACTGGGCCCACACCTACAAGGGCGGCTACGAGACGGTGCTGGGTGACAGCACGTTCTTCGAGGTGCGCGGCGGGCAGTTCCGCTACGTCTGGCCGAACCACCGCTACACGCAGGACGTGCCGTACCAGGACCTCGGCACGAGCGTCGTCAGCGGCGGCAACCGCGACGGCTGGTACCGCACGCCCTCGCGCAACCAGGTCGGCGCCTCGCTCACCTACTTCAAGAGCGGGTGGGCCGGGTCGCACAACCTCAAGGTGGGCGGCGAGTGGTTCCGCGAGACCTTCACCGACGAGCGCGGCGTGGACGGCGAGGGCTCGGTGCCCGGCGACGTCCTGCACATCCTGAACAACGGCAACGCGTCCGAGGTGTACCTGTTCGCCAGCCCCTCGGTGTCCGAACAGGGGCTCTACACCCTGGGGGTGTACCTGCAGGACACCTGGCGCATCAGCTCGCGCCTGACGATCAACGCCGGGATCCGCCTGGATCGCTATCGGGCCTTCCTGCCGGAGCAGGAAGGGCCGCCGGTCGGCAAGTTCAACACGACGCAGCTGAAGTTCGCCGCGATCAACGACGTGAAGACGTTCGCCACCCCGGTGCCGCGCCTCGGCATCATCTACGACCTCACCGGCGAAGGGCGGACCGTGATCAAGGCCAACTACGGCCTGTATTACTGGAACCCCGGGACCGGCCTGGCGTCCGACACGAACAACAACCCGGCCGACTGGTACACGCGCTATCGCTGGACCGACCTCAACGGCGACCTGCTCTACCAGCCCGGGGAGGAAGGCGTGATCATCGCGCAGCGCGGCGGGGCGGCGTCGGCCACGCTCGACCCGAACCTGAAGAACACGAGGACCGACGAGTTCGCGGGCTGGATCGAGCACGAGCTGCTCCCGGGCTTCGCGCTGTCGGGCGGCTACGTCTACCGCTCGATCGACAACTTCCGCGTGCTCGCGAACTCGAACCGGCCGCTCGACGCCTTCACCGTGCCGATCACCATCCGCGACCCCGGTCCGGACGGCGTCCTCGGTAACGGCGACGATGGCGCCGGCATCCCGGGCTTCAACCTGAACCCGGCCAACCTGTCCCTGCCGGTCCGGAACGTCGCAACCAACCTCCCGGGCAACGGCCAGTATCAGACGGTCGAATTCGCGGCCAACAAGCGCCAGTCGGGTCGCTGGTCGCTGTCCGCGGCGTTCGCCAAGCGCTGGAACAAGGACCAGTCCACGGCCTACTTCGGCCAGAACCTCCGGTCCCTGACCACGCCCTCGACGAAGAACGACCTCATCAACACCGATGGCGGCCGCTACAACTTCACGATGTGGACGGCCAAGATCAACGGCAGCTACGACGCGCCGTACGGCATCCGCATCACGCCGGCGCTCCGCTTCCAGCAGGGCCAGCCCTACGGCCGGACCTTCCTGGCCGGCGCCGCCAACGGCATCAACTACGGCACCCAGCGCATCCTGGCCGAGCCGATCGACTCGCGCCGGCAGGACAACATCACGCTCCTGGACCTGCGCCTCGAGAAGTCGTTCGCGCTGACCGGGGCCCGCAAGGTCGGCGTCTTCATCGACGCCTACAACCTGACCAACTCCGCGGCCGCCCAGAACATCACCTGGAACAGCGGCTCGGCCTTCGAGCAGCCCATCAGCATCATCGGCCCGTCGATCATGCGGTTCGGCTTCAAGTTCGACTGGTAA
- a CDS encoding TonB-dependent receptor, whose protein sequence is MVRASALALSLLLAPCVAFAQVSSTTGSINGKVTDNTGGVLPGVTVTASSPSMQGLRTDVTNESGEYRFPAVPPGTYKLVFELAGFGTVNREGLSVGLGFTATVNIELGVASLQETVTVSGESPVVDVSTTTTTSNYSAERLAALPNARDFWAVLAASPAVVVTRIDVGGSAAGTQTGYAAYDTKQDQHRPMVEGIVNTEGTGGSGFYYDYGSIDEVAIETKGHTAEMPWPGVWSNFVSKSGGNEYHGRLYLDYQNESIQRTNIDNSAVALCPRSDCGELTPSDLNRIYRYYDFNGDAGGYLKKDTIWWYGSYRKQNVQGRLPNFPVKPFETGLTNYTGKLTYAASQNNKLTAYGMWGNKHQPNRLDTFRIGATAARHNSADSTWNQDYWAHTYKAGYESVLGDSTFFEVRGGQFRYVWPNSRYTDAPAYQDVGNNLVSGGNRDGWFRTPSRNQVAGSLTYFKSGWAGSHNFKVGGEWFRETFTDERGRGGIGNVPGDVLYILNNGRASEVYLFATPSISEQGLQTLGLFLQDTWRIGPRLTINAGLRFDRYRAFLPEQEGPPVGAFNATQVSFPAVDNLKTFSNPVPRLGLIYDVTGEGRTVIKANYGIYYWNPGANGVAADTNPNSADWFTRYRWTDLNGDLLYQPGEEGVIIDQRGGAASGALDPDLKNTRTDEIAAWIEHELVPGLALSAGYVHRTIDNFRVRANANRPIDAYNVPVTILDPGPDGVLGNGDDGAGIPGFNLNPANLGLPVQNLTTNLPGKGQYDTVEFSATKRQTGRWSLAAAFSKRWNKDHDTGYFGQNLRALTTPSTQNDLINTADGRYEFTMWTAKINGSYDAPGGVRITPALRFQQGQPYGRTFLAGAANGINYGTQRILAEPIDSRRQDNIVLLDVRLEKFFDLGASARRLGLFVDGYNLLNSDAAQNITWSSGSAFERPIAIVGPTIMRFGFKFDW, encoded by the coding sequence ATGGTACGAGCCAGCGCACTTGCCCTCTCCCTGCTCCTGGCCCCCTGCGTGGCGTTCGCGCAGGTCTCGTCCACCACAGGCTCCATCAACGGCAAGGTGACGGACAACACGGGCGGGGTGCTGCCCGGCGTCACCGTGACCGCGTCGAGTCCGAGCATGCAGGGCCTTCGCACCGACGTCACGAACGAGTCCGGCGAGTACCGCTTCCCGGCCGTGCCCCCGGGCACCTACAAGCTGGTGTTCGAGCTCGCCGGCTTCGGGACCGTCAATCGCGAGGGCCTGAGCGTCGGCCTGGGCTTCACGGCCACCGTGAACATCGAGCTCGGCGTCGCGAGCCTGCAGGAGACGGTGACGGTCAGTGGCGAGTCGCCGGTGGTGGACGTCTCGACGACCACGACGACGTCGAACTACAGCGCCGAGCGCCTGGCCGCCTTGCCGAACGCCCGCGACTTCTGGGCCGTGCTGGCCGCCTCGCCGGCCGTGGTCGTCACCCGTATCGATGTCGGCGGAAGCGCGGCGGGCACCCAGACGGGCTACGCGGCGTACGACACCAAGCAGGACCAGCACCGCCCGATGGTCGAGGGGATCGTGAACACGGAGGGCACCGGCGGCTCGGGCTTCTACTACGACTACGGCTCCATCGACGAAGTGGCCATCGAGACCAAGGGCCACACCGCCGAGATGCCGTGGCCCGGCGTCTGGTCCAACTTCGTGTCGAAGTCGGGCGGCAACGAATATCACGGCCGTCTCTACCTGGACTACCAGAACGAGTCGATCCAGCGCACGAACATCGACAACAGCGCCGTCGCGCTGTGCCCGCGCAGCGACTGCGGTGAGCTGACGCCATCGGATCTCAATCGCATCTACCGCTACTACGACTTCAACGGCGACGCCGGCGGCTACCTGAAGAAGGACACGATCTGGTGGTACGGGTCCTACCGGAAGCAGAACGTCCAGGGGCGGCTGCCGAACTTCCCGGTCAAGCCGTTCGAGACGGGCCTCACGAACTACACGGGCAAGCTCACCTACGCCGCGTCTCAGAACAACAAGCTGACGGCGTACGGGATGTGGGGCAACAAGCACCAGCCCAACCGGCTCGACACGTTCCGGATCGGCGCCACGGCCGCCCGGCACAACTCGGCCGATTCGACGTGGAACCAGGACTACTGGGCACACACCTACAAGGCCGGCTACGAGTCGGTGCTCGGCGACAGCACGTTCTTCGAGGTGCGCGGCGGGCAGTTCCGCTACGTGTGGCCGAACTCCCGGTACACCGACGCGCCGGCCTACCAGGACGTCGGCAACAATCTGGTCAGCGGCGGCAACCGCGACGGCTGGTTCCGCACGCCGTCGCGCAACCAGGTGGCCGGCTCGCTGACCTACTTCAAGAGCGGCTGGGCGGGCTCGCACAACTTCAAGGTGGGCGGCGAGTGGTTCCGCGAGACCTTCACCGACGAGCGCGGGCGGGGCGGCATCGGCAACGTTCCCGGCGATGTGCTCTATATCCTGAACAACGGCCGCGCGTCCGAGGTCTACCTCTTCGCCACGCCGTCGATCTCCGAGCAGGGCCTCCAGACGCTCGGCCTGTTCCTCCAGGACACCTGGCGCATCGGACCGCGTCTGACCATCAACGCCGGACTCCGGTTCGACAGGTACCGCGCGTTCCTGCCCGAGCAGGAGGGTCCGCCCGTCGGCGCGTTCAACGCCACGCAGGTGAGCTTCCCGGCGGTGGACAACCTCAAGACCTTCTCGAACCCCGTGCCGCGCCTCGGCCTGATCTACGACGTCACCGGCGAGGGCCGGACCGTCATCAAGGCCAACTACGGCATCTACTACTGGAATCCCGGCGCCAACGGCGTAGCCGCCGACACGAACCCGAACTCGGCCGACTGGTTCACGCGCTACCGCTGGACGGACCTCAACGGCGACCTGCTCTACCAGCCCGGCGAGGAAGGCGTGATCATCGACCAGCGCGGCGGCGCGGCGTCGGGCGCGCTCGATCCCGATCTGAAGAACACGCGCACCGACGAGATCGCGGCCTGGATCGAGCACGAGCTCGTGCCAGGCCTCGCCCTCTCGGCGGGCTACGTCCACAGGACGATCGACAACTTCCGGGTCCGGGCGAACGCGAACCGGCCGATCGACGCCTACAACGTGCCGGTCACGATCCTCGATCCCGGGCCTGACGGCGTCCTCGGCAACGGCGACGACGGCGCGGGCATCCCTGGCTTCAACCTGAACCCGGCCAACCTGGGCCTGCCAGTCCAGAACCTGACGACCAACCTGCCGGGCAAAGGCCAGTACGACACGGTGGAGTTCTCGGCGACGAAGCGGCAGACCGGCCGGTGGTCCCTCGCGGCCGCCTTCTCGAAGCGGTGGAACAAGGACCACGACACCGGGTACTTCGGTCAGAACCTCAGGGCGCTGACCACCCCGTCGACGCAGAACGATCTCATCAACACCGCTGACGGCCGCTACGAGTTCACGATGTGGACGGCCAAGATCAACGGCAGCTACGACGCCCCGGGCGGCGTCCGCATCACGCCGGCGCTCCGCTTCCAGCAGGGCCAGCCCTACGGCCGGACCTTCCTGGCCGGCGCCGCCAACGGCATCAACTACGGCACCCAGCGCATCCTGGCCGAGCCGATCGACTCGCGCCGGCAGGACAACATCGTCCTGCTCGACGTGCGGCTCGAGAAGTTCTTCGACCTGGGCGCCAGCGCCCGCCGCCTCGGCCTGTTCGTGGACGGCTACAACCTGTTGAACTCGGACGCGGCCCAGAACATCACCTGGAGCAGCGGCTCTGCCTTCGAGCGGCCCATCGCCATCGTGGGGCCGACGATCATGCGCTTCGGGTTCAAGTTCGACTGGTAG